AGCCCAAGCTGAACTGGAGACATTGCTGTTCAATGACCCTAACCCCGAAGTCAAGAAACTTCTAATCAAGGGTGAAAGCATCAATATCAAGGAGATGGCTAATAGGTTGATCGAGAATGGAGTAAAGTAAGTGTACTACCTGATGGTAATTAAAGATTCTAATGTTCTATTTAGAGTCGAGAAACAACAAGCTCgttctcaaccttcttttctgcagcaacaacagcaacaacagaTCGTCAACggcaaagagaaggagaaggatgtcTCATCCAATAAGATCATTCCTACTCCACCAGCTGTCAGTACTACCGCTTATCAACCCCCAAGACCAGGGACATCAGGTTTTGAATATTGGGGTAGCACTGGGGGTATGTATCACTATGACATGTTGAGTGTTATACGGATTTTGCTAATTGGATGAttatataacatataacatatTAGGGCGAGGGTCCGTCTTTGATGGTTGGAGATCAGGCGATGACTCGGACTATTGGGAAAGAGATAGGACGGCAGCAGTCAAGAGACACATGGAGAATCCTTATCCATAGTGAACATCGCCTACATcatttgaccatctttgGAAATGAATTGATATCTTTCGTATCCCATTCCGAGATCAAATACGTTACAATTTCCTTCTTTCGTCTGAGATCGATTCTTCTGTGATACATCAGTTGTAAATTCCTTCTATACAatgttatatatatgcaATCATCACCATGCTCCATTCCCCTTGGTAGTTTTATGATGCTGGTTTAagctcatcccatcttcacccatccCTGATCTCTTACATCCTTAGGTAATCCATTCCACCAATCTTTGATTTTCAAAGGTTTCTTCCCGGCCATTTGAACTCCCAGCACTTCCAACCATGTTCCTTTCGCACATGCTACAAACAATCTCCGTGATTtcccatctttgatcaaatGAGCTGTACCTATTTCACCATCCAGGTCTGTAGGGTACTCGGAATGAGGAAGGGGTCGGAGGGTTATGAAGTGAGTTGTAGTGGATAGAAGTGGTGTCCAAAGGTGAACCTATACCAATATTCAACATCGGTAATGGTAAGACAAAATTGGATAGATTAGGAATAGATATTCACCTGATGATTTATTCCTCTATgtaatctatctatatcGTCTGCAGAttgttcatcccattttATCCGAGCTGCCTCATGGGTGATTTTCGGTGCGTGCGTTATTAAAGCTGCATCTTGAGGGGTAAATGTGGCCTGATGCGGACACCACCCATGAGCTGCTTTTAACAAATTATGATGACTTTTCATGGACTTACATTCCCatctctcagcttcctcaATACATCCACTAGTACTGAGCCGCCCATCTCAGCTAGATGAGTAAGAAAGGTAGTATAAGTTGCATCGTTTGGTACCCTCTACATGACGAAAAATCTGAATCAGCCTATCTTCCATGATTTCGACAAATGTAGGACACTTACGATATCTTTTATTGAACCTACTATATCCCCCGCATCCACTCCTCTACTATACTTCACCAACCTCTGTACACTCACTCCTGTAAATTCATCACCACTGGCAATAGTCCACTGAACGGGTGCCGCACCTCTCCAACGAGGTAATAAAGACGGATGGACATTCAACCGATGATCTTCGGGGAACAGCTTTAGTATACGTAAGGGAATGATATGCCCGAACGAAGCTGTTAATAGTATATGAGAAGGGGAGGGAGTAGTAAATGGTCCAGGAGGAGTCCAAGATTTGATACCTTCGGGAGGGACGGTGTGGCTTGGCAGGTCATTTGAAAGAGCATATTGCCGAAGAGCAGCTATATAACCAGACATCAGTACGAGCATGAGCACCGAGATGTGAGGATATAGACTAACGAGTATATCTCTCAAGAGTCTTGTTATGTTTTCCACCTCTGCCTATCTCCCTCTCGGGCGGTACGACCACATCGATCGAGTCCCACAGATCTAGTCAGGCATTGTTCATGATCAACCCAATACCGAATGCATAGCAGATGACAAGGGTGATGTCTATGTTTGAGGATCGAACCTACCTCTAGCATCATGTACGGCTTTCAAAGAAGCTACTGAAAATTCATCTGATCCACAGAACAATATCTTGAACTTGGTTAACCGTGCGGAGGTGGTGAACCTGGCTTGAGCCTGAGCTCGAGCGTCGCCGGCGGTCCGTCCGTGAGAGACGATATTCAATATCCTAGACTTGGCATGGTGGGAGAAAGGACACCTCGATAGGAGTGgtcttgatgatgagcagATCACCAATGAGggagagatgatcatctatGTATGTCTGAACATTCGTGTGATATGTGGTCAAGGTCAACTGGTGAGATAGTATGAGAGTGAAAGCGATGGTCCGGATTGATATCTTTGAGTTGTTGATACTTGACTTGCACAACAGATCCCAGGCACGAGGTTTACGACAACACTCACTTACCACTCTTACTCACTGCGTATGAGTTATATTTGTACATCTTCCACATCGATCCATATCATGTTATAGCATactatctatctatcacCTTATACCACGACATCTTCACGAACAAGAGATACTCTATACGAAACCAACTGGAAAAAGTCAGCCCAGAAATTGACAAAAACTTCACCTGTTACGATCTCACACTTGTACGCAGTCATCATTCAGAAGATACCAAAAAATACATACACAGCTCAACCTCCTTTGTGTGGTAATCTCAACATACCCTCAATAGCCATATGGAAAGGTTATCAGATCAACgtccatcatctatcaaataGAGTGGACCTCGCGGCTCGTTGTTTGAAGAGATCACAACTCCTTTGATCGATTGTGTTTAACGAGTGCCCGCCAATACCAGTTTCGATACTCTATTTTAAGATCAACTGTTCAGGGAAGTCGACCTCCAAATCAACGCAGAGCAAGAAATCTCTTAGCTTGTCTGACATTGTCTATAAGTCTATCTCTTCCCAATCCCacaattgggattggattggtCAAATACAATGACCATGTATTCACCTCGTCTATCGCTATCCTCCCTCCTTGTCATCCCCACCATCTCAACATTCATCCTTCAGTCCCTTCCTACCTCAGCTTACATTCCAGCGATAGCCGTGAACGACACTTCCGGTTTGAATTTTACGGATTCATCTACGATAGCTATCTCTTGGACTGATCCTGTTGGAACGTATTCAGGTAGAGTGTGAGTGCATCGATCTGCCAAGCTACATCTTTCCATCCGCACAATTTCGTCGAAGGGTGATACGATCTGATATTTGTCTGATAATCCGCCAGGTCATTCCAACTTCAAGCTGATGTCAGAACAGGCGGTACCACTTCTGGAGCATTGGTACATTTCGCGGAAAGTTCAATGGGCGAGAACCTCACGACATCAACACCTTGGATAGCATATATAAGTTGTGATGTCAATGAGACTACGGCGAGCGATGAATGGGGTGAGTGCATCAATCGTTTTGCTGTTTCATCTAATattatagctgatatctcgtGGGATTGTAGATATTTTCACGCTGGCCAGAGATAGGGGAGCTGTTTCAGCTGTGAGTTGGTCCGCTTATCGAAATGAGTCATTTGTttactgatatatcatacaatacTTTATAGCTGCTATACACCGCACATTCCCAGTCGTGTCTACTCAACTCAGAATACATCACAGACTTTGAGAAGCCTTTAGATGTATTTGCGACAAAAACCGTGCAGGTGGCTAGGCTCATCGACAATCAATTTGTACATACCAATACATCATTTGAAAACTACAACGGAACTCTTCTAAACATATCGTATGTGTCTCTCTTAACTCCAACTCCGATGATGTTATGCTAATAAGATAATCATACAGAGGAGCCGATGTGAACAGTTCCCTAGCCGGTAACGCACCATCCTACAAGTCCTTCTTAATGGGGACGCTCACCGCCCGGAACTCGACTGGTCAAGCTACAGCAACAGGTATACCCAACGCTACGCCCACAGATGACGGCTCGTCAAGCGGTGGAGGTAGTGGCAACAAAAAGACCTCAGCACCTATGATCGTGTTATACACCATTACCGGAGTTGTCTCCTTCATGTTCATATTCATGTTAATCATGGGAGCTAGACGGGCAATGTTACATCCTgaaagatatggaagaagggagaatgACGACGAACATGGTCCGCCGCAATCTACCGCTAGAGGATTGGCTCAAGCTGTGCTGGACACTTTCCCAGTGATCAAATATAATCGGAATAATGAGGAAGGATACCAcagagaaggggaaggggaagaacaaggtaCACCACCTAAAAGCTTGAATTCCGAAAATGCTATTTCACTAAATCAAATGAGTCGGAACGATCGTACCAATTCCTATGGATATAATTATGGGTATCATCAGAATGACGCTGAGTTATCGAAAAGCGGAGGAGTACAGGTATCAGAAGTCGAAAGAAGGATGTCATCGATCGCTAGTGGCAGTGGGAGTAAGACGCCTAAAcaatatgatgagatggatcaagATGCCGCGATGGGTATTGGAACcgaaggtcaaggtcaacaaTGTCCGATATGTTTGGTGGACTTTGAACCTGGAGACGATCTTAGGGTGTTACCCTGTGAGAGAGAACATGCGTATCACCAAGGTTGTATTGATCCTTGGTAGGTGCAACCTTACCTTTTATAGAATCATAATGCGGTCATGCTGACAGACTGTTGTTTATGCAGGTTACTTCAAGTATCCTCATCATGTCCTCTATGTCgcaaaggtgagtcaattgCTCCAACAATATTACTTTGTGTTTTCTTTCCATTGCAATATCACGGAGACAACTCAGCTGACTGATCTTGCCCCGCTTATAGACTTCAATGCAccaccatccacatccatcctATCTAACTCTCAAACATCAAGTgattcttcaccttcaccccaTTCTTCCACCTACCCTTCTTCGGACCAACCTCCACCTCAAACGCAGCCACCTACTCAACATGGTTTCGCACGTTATCTCGCTTTTATGAGGCGGGAACGAACGAATAGGGATAGGAGGAGAAGTAGGACGGATAGTGGCGTTGGTCAAGGAAGGAGTAGAGAGGCTGATCAGACTGGTCCGGGGGGATATTAGAGAATATTGGGGTTCATTGCGGTAAAATTGAAAAGGGGAGCAACGAAAATATGCTCGGTACCCCTCAATCTGGCAAGAGACATATTGTTGAGACGACATAGTCCACCAGCATTACCATCGACAAAATCATCTGGGTCAGAATATTCCCATCAAGCCGCTAAATCTCATTGACTTGGAGTGGACAGGGCATGACGTTGggatggagaaagaaggggtAATTT
The nucleotide sequence above comes from Kwoniella europaea PYCC6329 chromosome 1, complete sequence. Encoded proteins:
- a CDS encoding methionyl-tRNA formyltransferase, with the protein product MIISPSLVICSSSRPLLSRCPFSHHAKSRILNIVSHGRTAGDARAQAQARFTTSARLTKFKILFCGSDEFSVASLKAVHDARDLWDSIDVVVPPEREIGRGGKHNKTLERYTPALRQYALSNDLPSHTVPPEGIKSWTPPGPFTTPSPSHILLTASFGHIIPLRILKLFPEDHRLNVHPSLLPRWRGAAPVQWTIASGDEFTGVSVQRLVKYSRGVDAGDIVGSIKDIRVPNDATYTTFLTHLAEMGGSVLVDVLRKLRDGNATFTPQDAALITHAPKITHEAARIKWDEQSADDIDRLHRGINHQVHLWTPLLSTTTHFITLRPLPHSEYPTDLDGEIGTAHLIKDGKSRRLFVACAKGTWLEVLGVQMAGKKPLKIKDWWNGLPKDVRDQGWVKMG